ACTCCGAGACGGGGTCGGTCCGCGTCGAGTCCGTGGGCGACCCGATCGTCGGGCTGAACGGTCCCGACATCGTGAAGGCGATCGGTCGCGGGTTCGCCCCCGAGGACGCCTTCCGGCTGCTCGAGGACGACATGCAGATGTTCGAGCTGGTCGACATCGAGGCCGCCACGCGGAACAAAAAGGACCTCCGCCGCAAGAAGGGCCGGCTCATCGGCGAGGACGGCCGGACCCGCGAGTTGATGGCCGAACTCAGCGGCGCGGACGTCGTCGTTTACGGGACGACCCTCGGGATCATCGGCTCGCCCGAGCAGGTCGACGCGGTCCGCAGCGCCGCCGAGATGATCCTCGACGGCGCGCCCCACGGCGCGGTGTACGCCTTCCTCGAGCGCCGCCACAACGAGATGCGCTCGAACGACATCGAGTACCACGAGTTCGCCGACGGCTCGCGGTCGGTGTAGCGACGGCCGACCGAAACCGTCGGAGGGCGCGCCGAACCCCCGAACCGCAGAAAGGCTATATATAAATCCTTCGTGCGGAGAGTTCACACGGCCATCGTCGGCCCGTCCGGCGGTTTTTCTCCCCCAGTTCAGAAAGATTTATATAGAACCGTAGACAATCATTCGGACGACTATGAGCCAACAGATGGGCAACCAGCCGATGATCGTCCTCTCCGAGGAGAGCCAGCGCACCTCCGGGCAGGACGCCCAGTCGATGAACATCACGGCCGGGAAAGCGGTCGCCGAGTCCGTACGCACGACGCTCGGCCCGAAGGGGATGGACAAGATGCTCGTCGACTCGACGGGCAACGTCGTCGTCACGAACGACGGCGTCACCATCCTCGGCGAGATGGACATCGAACACCCCGCGGCGAACATGATCGTCGAGGTCGCCGAGACCCAAGAAGAAGAGGTCGGCGACGGGACGACCTCGAGCGTCGTCGTGGCCGGCGAACTCCTCTCGCAGGCCGAGGACCTCCTCGAACAGGACATCCACGCGACGGTGCTCGCACAGGGGTACCGTCAGGCCGCCGCCGAGGCCAAGGAGATCCTGGACGACATCGCCGTCGACGTCGATTCGGAGGACACCGAGATCCTCGAGTCCATCGCCTCGACGGCGATGACCGGCAAGGGTGCGGAGAACTCCAAGGACCTGTTGTCCCGGCTCGTCGTCGATTCGGTGCTCGCGGTCGCCGACGACGACGGCGTCGATACGGACAACATCAAAGTCGAGAAGGTCGTCGGCGGGGCCGTCGACGAGTCCGAACTCGTCGAGGGCGTCCTCGTCGGCAAGGAGCGCGTCCACGACAACATGCCCGCCCTCGTCGAGGACGCCGACATCGCGTTGCTCGACACGGCCATCGAGGTCAAAGAGACCGAGATCGACGCCGAGGTCAACGTCACCGACCCCGACCAACTCGAGCAGTTCCTCGAGCAGGAAGAAAAACAGCTCCGCGAGATGGTCGACCAGCTCGAAGCGGTCGGCGCGGACGTCGTCTTCTGTCAGAAGGGCATCGACGACATGGCCCAACACTACCTCGCCCAGGAGGGCATCCTCGCCGTCCGGCGCGCCAAGAAGTCCGATATGAAGGCGCTGGCGCGCTCGACCGGCGGCCGCGTCGTCTCCAACATCGACGACATCACCGCCGAGGACCTCGGCTTCGCCGGCTCCGTCACGCAAAAACCCATCGCGGGCGACGAGAAGATCTTCGTCGAGGACGTCGAGGAGGCCAAAGCAGTCACGCTCATCCTCCGCGGCGGCACCGAACACGTCGTCGACGAGATCGAACGCGCCGTCGAGGACAGCCTCGGCGTCGTGCGCACGACCCTAGATGAGGGCCAGGTCCTCCCCGGTGGCGGCGCCCCCGAGATCGCCCTGGCGCTCGGCCTGCGTGACTTCGCGGACTCCGTCGAGGGCCGCGAACAGCTCGCCATCGAGGCCTTCGCGGACGCGGTCGACGTGATCCCGCGGACGCTCGCCGAGAACGCCGGTCTCGACCCCATCGACTCGCTGGTCGAACTCCGCAGCCGGCAATCCGACGACAGCACCGCCGGTCTCGACGCCTACACCGGCGACGTCATCGACATGGAGGAGGAGGGCGTCGTCGAGCCGCTCCGCGTGAAGACTCAGGCCATCGAGTCCGCCACCGAGGCGGCCGTGATGATCCTCCGCATCGACGATGTCATCGCCGCGGGCGACCTCAAGGGCGGCTCCAGCGATGACGACGACGACGACGCGCCCGGCGGCCCCGGCGGCCCCGGCGGCATGGGCGGCGGCATGGGCGGCATGGGCGGCGGCATGGGCGGGATGATGTAAGCCCTGTTCGGCACGCACCCACGGCCCACCCGAACCGTCCGATCGAGCGACTTTTTATACTGTCCCGTAGTGGCCACTCAGAGGTAGAACGCGAGCGTGCGAACAACACGACGTGCACCGCGGCGACGGCGGTGGCGATGCTGACGATATCGCGACGCGACGGATACGTATCCGGTCGGCTACCGGGACGGTCGTCGGGGGCTCACCGCACGGCAGCCGTCGCCTCGCGCATGATCTCGAGGGCCTCCTTCAGCGTCTCCACGTCGGTCGCATAGGAGATGCGGGCGTGGCCCGCCCCGCCCTCGCCGAAGGCCGCGCCGGGGACGACGACGACGCCGCGGTCGATCGCCTCGTCGACCCAGCCCTCGGGGACGCGCGGCATCGCGTAGAAGGCCCCCTTCGGCGTCGGCACCTCGAGGCCCATCCCCTCGAGGCCGTCCACAACGACGTCGCGGCGCGCCTCGAAGGCCGCCCGCATCTCGTCGACGCGGCCCTGCGGCCCCGACAGCGCCGCCTCGGCGGCGTACTGGGCGGGCGCGGACGCACAGGCCTGGACGTACTGGTGGACCCGGAGCATCCGTTCGATGCGCTCCTCGGTCGCGGTCACCCACCCGAGCCGCCAGCCGGTCATCGAGTAAGCCTTCGAGCAGGCGTTGACGACGGCGACGTTGCCCGAATCGGTGAAGTCGGCGGGCGAGTGGTGCTCGCCGTCGAAGACGAACGGCTCGTACACCTCGTCGGAGAGACACAGCACGTCGTGTCGGTCGGCGATCCGGGCGAACTCGCGCATGTCGGCCTCGCTTTGGACCGCACCCGTGGGGTTGGCGGGGCTGTTGACGACGAACAGCGCCGTGTCGTCGGTGATCGCGTCCTCGACGGCCTCGGGGGCCATCGTGAGGTCCTCGCGCAACTCGACCGGCGTCGGCTCGCCGCCGGCCAGATGCGTCAGCGCCTCGTAGGAGACGAAGCCGGGGTCGGGATAGATGACCTCCTGGCCCGAATCGACGTGGGCCTCGATGGCGATGTGGAGCGCCTCGCTGCCGCCCGCCGTCGCGATGACGTCGCCGGGATCGACCGAAAACCTGTTGTCGCGGTCGTGTTTCGCGGCGATGGCCTCGCGCAACGATTCGGTGCCCTTGTTCGAGGTATAGGCGTCCGTCCGCCCGGACTCGATGGCCTCGGTGGCCGCCTCGCGGGCGTGTTCGGGCGTGGGGAAGTCGGGTTGGCCCAACCCGAGGTTGATCGCGTCCTCGCCGGCCGCCTCGAACACCTCCCGGATGCCGCTAATCGAGATCCGCTCGACGCGGGATGCAAACCGACTCATACCCGTGGTAGCGTTCGGGACGGCCATAGTTCTGCCGTGTCCCGGACGGCGATCCATCTCCACGATCCAAGACGACAATCCATCTCCACGATCCAAGACGACAATCCATCTCCACGATCCGGAAGGCGCCGTCCGGTGGGCCATCCGAATCCGATATAGCGGCAGTATTTTCTTTTAAGCCGGACGAATAGCCAGGGCGTACGAGAGCGTTTCGGCCGCTCGAAACCGCTGGAAACGGTCGAATCGAAGATATGTTACCGTCAGATATCGGATCCAGCGCTACCGCTACCTCTCCGGGGATACGTCGGGAACGCCTACAGCGTATAATGACAGGGTTCAGTTGTTCTCGGCGCGGATATCTCGGTGCGGTCGGGTCGGCGGTGGCGGTCGGCGGCGCCGGCTGTCTCGGCGGTGGCGGCTCCCTGGAGGAACTCACCGTCGCGTATATGCCGATCTACCCCGACCTACAGTACTTCGTGATGGAGGGCGAGGGCTACCTCTCGGAGATCGACGCGGAAGTCGACGCGCGGGAGTTCACCGACGGGCCGGCAATCGTCCAGGCCTACGGCGGCGGCGACGTCGACGTCGCGATGTTCGGCATCGTGCCCGCGATGATCGTCATCGACCGCGGCCTCCCGGCGCAGGTGACGGCGGCGAACATCGTCGAGCCGATGGGGATCATGGCCGACGAGGAACTGCAGGCGCTGTGGGCTGACCACGGGGCCGACGCCTTCGACGTCTGGGCCGAGGAACGCGGCCGGCGCTTCCGGTTCGGGACGTTCCCGCAGGGGTCGGTCCCGGACGTGTTGCTCCGCTACTGGCTACAGAACGAAGGGGTCGACCCCGAGTCGGCAGTCGAGATCGTCGAGATCAACGGCGCGAACGCCGTCTGGCAGGCGATCGCGAGCGGCGAGATCGACGGCACCTCGATCATGGAGCCGGTGCCGACGATCGCCGCCGAGGAGGGCTCGAACGTGTCGATGTTCCGCACCGCCGGTGAGATCATGCCGGGGCAACCGGCCGCGGTGACACTCATGAGCGACGCGGTCCGGGAGTCGCCGCTGGCGGCGCAGTTCCTCGAGCAGCACGTCCGGGCGACGGCGTTCATCGCCGATAACGCCGAGGAGACGGCCGCACACGTCGAGTCGGGCATCGGAATGCCCGCCGATCGCGCCCGGCGCGCACTGGAGTCCCCGCTGTCGAACTTCGTCACCGACCCGCGGGCCATCGAGAGTGGGACCGAGGTGTTCGCCGAGTTCGCCAACGACAACGGCCAGATCGAACAGGAGCTGACGACCGAGGAGGTCTTCGATTACGATGTCTACGACAACCTGTAACCGATCCCGCCCGGCGTCAGGGCGCGGGGGAGTGTGAGCACGATGGCGACCAAAACCGACGTCGACGACGGAGTCGGCGGGTACGTCGACGGCTCGATCGCGGCGATCGATCCACGCCGGGCCGTCCTCGGCTTCGCCGGCATCGCCGGCTTTCTCGCGCTGTGGTGGGCGGCCTCGCTGGTCCAACCCTCGTACGTGTTGCCCTCGCCGGCCGCCGTCGGCGAGACGTTTTACGCCGAGGCCGCCAGCGGCGAGATGGCGACCGCGATCGGCCACAGCGTCCGCCACTGGATTCCGGGCGCGGTGGTCGGCACCGTCCTCGGCGTCGCGGCCGGCGTCGGCCTGGCGTGGAGTTCGCTCGCCGACGACGTCTCCGCGCCGGTCGTCCGAACGCTGCGGCCGGTGCCGCCGCTCGCGCTCATCGGCTTCGCGATCGCGTGGTTCGGCATCAACCACGCCGGGGCCGCGTTCATCATCGCCGTCGGGGCCTTCTGGATCAACTTCTACGCCGCCTACGGCGGCGTCGAGGGCGTCTCGGAGGACTTACTCGACGTCGCCCGCAGCCTCGGCGTCGAGGGCGACCTCGAGTTGTTGCGGTCGGTCGTCGTCCCCGCGGCCTCCCCCGAGATCCTGACGGGGGTCCGGACGGGGATCGGGCGGTGTTGGATGCTCGTCGTCGCCTCGGAGATATTCGGCGTGCCCGGCATCGGGCGGCGCATTCTGCGGGCGTCGAACAACCTCCAGGTCGATCTCGTGATCGCGTACATCCTCGTGTTGAGCCTCATGTTCTTGCTCGTCGACGTAGCGTTCAGAGCGGCCCAACGGAGGGTGCTCGCGTGGCGATGAACGACGAGCGCGGGGGCGAGGGCCGACCCGTCGGGGGCGCCGCCCGCGTCCGGGTCGCCGACGTCGCCAAGCACTACGAGGGCACCGACGGCCCGATCCGGGCGCTCGAGGGCGTCTCCTTCGACGCCTCCGACGGCGAGTTCGTCTGTCTCGTCGGTCCCTCCGGCTGCGGGAAGACGACGCTGTTTCGGATCATCGCCGGCCTCGAATCCGCGACGGCGGGGGAGGTCTTTTTGAACGACGAGCGGGTCGAGGGTCCCACGCCGGACATGGGTGTCGTCTTCCAGGAGTACCACCTCTTCCCGTGGCGGACCGTCCGCGGCAACGTCGGATTCGGTCTCGAGAAGGGCGGCCTCGACGGGGAGGGCAGCCTCGGCGACGAGGAGCGCCGACAGCGCGTCGACCGCCTCGTCGAGTTGGTCGGCCTCGAGGGGTTCGGCGACAGCTACCCAAAGGAGCTCTCCGGCGGGATGAAACAGCGCGTCGCCATCGCGCGGGCGCTGGCGGTCGACCCCGACCTGCTGCTCATGGACGAGCCCTTCGGCGCCGTCGACGCCCAGACGCGGGAGATGCTCCAGTCGGAACTGCTCGACATCTGGCGTGAGACGGGCAAGACCGTCCTGTTCGTCACCCACGACGTCGAGGAGGCCGTGAAACTCGCCGACCGGATCGTCGTGATGGCCAAAGAGCCTGGGCGAGTCCGGGAAACGATCGACGTGGACCTCCCCCGGCCGCGGGCGCGCTCGGACGCCGCGTTCGGGCGCTACTACGAGCGCGTGCTGGGGCTCATCCGCGGGGAGCGGGCCGCGCCCGATATATAAGGCTCACTCGCTTTCTCGGGCCTCGCGGAGCTCCTCGATGTGGCGTTCGAGCCTGCGAAGCGTCGCGTCGGCGTCCGCGTAGCCCGCCTCGTACTCGCCGTAGGCGTCGTCGGCCTTCCGCAGGAAGCGATCGATGGCGTCGGCGGCGTCTGCGTCGTCGGTCATGTGGGGTGTTCGGCCGGTCGAATAAAAGGCGGACGGTGTAGGGCGCGCGTCGGTATAAAAGGCGGACGGTGTGGTCCGGCGCGAGGCCCGTTTCGGCCGCCGAAACAGGTCGCGACTTGATAATCGGAGCGCGTGATTCATCGGTAATGGCAGCGTCTCCCGCCCGCTCTCCGCTCCGCGCGCGCCGGTTCGGGGCGGTCTGTCTGTGCGTCGCCCTCGCGGTACTGGTCGGCGTCGGGCTGGCCGGCGGGACCGCCGCGGCGCAAAGCGAGGCGACGATAGAGGACGTGACGGTCGCCCCCGACGAGAGTCTCGCGGGCGTCAGCGATACTCACACCGTGACCGTCGAGACGGCGAACGCGTCTCAAGCGAACGCGAGGGTCGAACTCGACCTCACGGGGTGGTCCGCCGAGCAAACGAAGTCAGTCGACGTCGCGACCGGAGTGGCGACGGCGGGGCCGACGAACGACAGCGTCCGGGTGAAACCGAAAAGCGAGACGGTCGTCGTCGACGTCAGGGTCGCGCACCCGACGGCGGCGGGCGAGGTGCCGATCGAAGCGGCGTTGATAAAAAAGTCGGGCGAACGCATCGCCTCGGAGACGGCGACGGTCGACGTCCAGTCGATCGGCTTCGATCCGTCGCTCGGCAGCAGCGAGATCGACGCCTACGGCGCCGAGGACGACCACACGACCGGGCTGTCGGGGCTCGGGTCCGCTGCGCCCGGCAGAAACGTGACGATCTCGTCGCCTGATCTGACCGACGACGAACTGTTCGAGATGCTCGATGGCGACGAACAGAGCTCCGTCGAGCGCAGAGGCGACGAGATCAGGGTCGCACCCCCGGGGCAGGGTCCGGGTATCGAGCTGTCAGCTCGGGACTTCGACGCGGCGACGTATCGCTTCGACCTCTCGCCGGTCGGGTCCGAGGTCGAGACGCGGCTGGAACTCGAGGTCGTCGACCCCGAAATCGACGGCTCCTTCGGGACCGACCGCCACGAGGTGGCGGCCGGGGACATGGTCACTGTCGACGTCGAACTCGAGAACGCCGAGGGCGCCTATCTGCTCGTGGGTGCCGACCACAAACAGCGGGAGGGGCGGCCGACGAACTATTTCGACATCCTCTACGTGGAGGGGGCGGACAACGTGACGATCAACACGCGGTTGCTCGGGACCGACGCCGGCACCGACGAGATCTATCAGGCCGACGGCACCGTCGAGAGCTATCTCAACGGCGATGCCGACGGGAACACCCGGCTCTCGGAAGTCCGCTTCAGGGGCGAGGACGGCCGCCGAAACTGGGAGAGCCTGACGGCCTTCCGCGCGGAGATGGGGATGTCCGCACAGCCGTGGCCGATCCAGCCCGAGCGCTACCGGTTCGTCCTCGGGGCCGACGGCACTGTCGAGTTGCGCGAGGACGGCATCGCCGACTTCGCGCACCCGATCGCCCGCTCGAACCTCCAGTTGACCGATCCGGGCGTCGAGTCGATCGAGACGTACGTCGCGCCGCGGGGGGCGGCCAACGAGCCCAACAGTCCGAGTGGTCCCGACTCGCTGGAAGGACTCCTCGAACGCACGACCCAGCGGGAGACGGTCGCCAAGGAGGACCGCCTCGTCGTCGAAGTGAACGCGACCGGGATCTACGGGGCCTTACACTACCTCGCCGACGGGGGCGTCGCCGGGTTCGGCGGGGGCGTCCACCCCGAGGACGCACAGAAACTGCTGGACAAACACGAGGGGGTGATCCTCGAGGCGCTCCAGACCGACATGGACGAGAACGAGCCTCGGACCGAACTCGACCTCGGGAGGGCGACCGACGGCGAGGCGTACCTGTTGCCCGATATCGACGAGAACAACGAGCGCGTGGTCGACGGCCGGTTCTATCTCGTCGTCGACACGCGCGATGCGGGCGCCTTCGATGGGACGTTCAGCGACGGCGAGAGCGACGACTTCGAGTTCGAGTACGGCTACGAGTCCCCGCCCGAGGAGCGCTATCGCTTCGGCAACGACGCCCTCTCGGCGACCCGCCCCCCGGCGTTCGACCCGGAGTCAGAGCCGACAGAGGACGGCACCGAACACTACCCGTACCTGAACCGGGCCGAGACCGGCACGACGGAGACGGTCCCGTTCACCGTCGCGGAGTCGTACGCCGAGTACGATCAGACGACCACGGAGGGCGCGGTCGCGCTGTCGAACGGGACGAACGTCACGCTGACCGGCGAGACGAACGTCGCGCCCGCCTCGGAGTTCTACATCCAGATCGTCGCCGACGACCGCTCGAACCCGACGCGGATCACCATCGACGACGTCAACGTCACCGAGTCCGGTGCCTTCGAGGCCACGCGGGACCTCTCTGCGCTCCGGGTGGGCGAGGGCGTCGAGGTGGAGTTCTACGCCGAGGACCGCATCGTCGACAAGCGCGCGGGCGTCGTGAGCGGCGACCGCGGGACGCCGAGTCGCTTCGTGATACGCGAGGCGCCCGAGCGGGTCGAACTCGACCCCGGCGAGCGGGCGACGGTCGAGGCGGTGATCGAGAACACCGGGGCAGCGACGGAATCGAAACCGATCGACCTCCGTGTCGGCGATGCCGACGTCGACTCGATCCAGCGGACGCTCGCGGGCGGGGCGAACCGCTCGGTCGGACTCGAGGCCGGGACGCTCGAGGCGGGGACGTACCCCTACGTCCTCTCGACGCCCGACGACGAGGCGGTCGGCCGGCTGGTCGTCGGAAACGAGACGGACGGGGGCGCAAGCGAGAGCGAGGAAGGCAACGAGAGCGACGGCGGGGGAAGCGGGAGAGACGAGGGGAGCGAGGACGGCGGAGGCGGGGAGACGAACGACAGCGACGACGGCAGTGGCGCCGAGAGCACGGACGAAAGCGACGGGGACGACGGCGGCGACGATCCGGGGTTCCCGAGCGAGGTCGTCGGCCTGCTCGGGGCGTTCGCCGGCGCGGTCGGCACCGAACACGCTGTCGGCGGCGCGGCGGTCGTCGGCGCGGCGCACGTGCTCGGCTACTGGGCGTAGCGAGCGACGGGGCGCTGTCGGCCTTCACAAAACGTATCCG
The genomic region above belongs to Natronomonas moolapensis 8.8.11 and contains:
- a CDS encoding KH domain-containing protein — encoded protein: MKHVTVPNDRIGVLIGEGGETMRDIEARAEVRLDIDSETGSVRVESVGDPIVGLNGPDIVKAIGRGFAPEDAFRLLEDDMQMFELVDIEAATRNKKDLRRKKGRLIGEDGRTRELMAELSGADVVVYGTTLGIIGSPEQVDAVRSAAEMILDGAPHGAVYAFLERRHNEMRSNDIEYHEFADGSRSV
- the thsA gene encoding thermosome subunit alpha codes for the protein MGNQPMIVLSEESQRTSGQDAQSMNITAGKAVAESVRTTLGPKGMDKMLVDSTGNVVVTNDGVTILGEMDIEHPAANMIVEVAETQEEEVGDGTTSSVVVAGELLSQAEDLLEQDIHATVLAQGYRQAAAEAKEILDDIAVDVDSEDTEILESIASTAMTGKGAENSKDLLSRLVVDSVLAVADDDGVDTDNIKVEKVVGGAVDESELVEGVLVGKERVHDNMPALVEDADIALLDTAIEVKETEIDAEVNVTDPDQLEQFLEQEEKQLREMVDQLEAVGADVVFCQKGIDDMAQHYLAQEGILAVRRAKKSDMKALARSTGGRVVSNIDDITAEDLGFAGSVTQKPIAGDEKIFVEDVEEAKAVTLILRGGTEHVVDEIERAVEDSLGVVRTTLDEGQVLPGGGAPEIALALGLRDFADSVEGREQLAIEAFADAVDVIPRTLAENAGLDPIDSLVELRSRQSDDSTAGLDAYTGDVIDMEEEGVVEPLRVKTQAIESATEAAVMILRIDDVIAAGDLKGGSSDDDDDDAPGGPGGPGGMGGGMGGMGGGMGGMM
- a CDS encoding pyridoxal phosphate-dependent aminotransferase, producing the protein MSRFASRVERISISGIREVFEAAGEDAINLGLGQPDFPTPEHAREAATEAIESGRTDAYTSNKGTESLREAIAAKHDRDNRFSVDPGDVIATAGGSEALHIAIEAHVDSGQEVIYPDPGFVSYEALTHLAGGEPTPVELREDLTMAPEAVEDAITDDTALFVVNSPANPTGAVQSEADMREFARIADRHDVLCLSDEVYEPFVFDGEHHSPADFTDSGNVAVVNACSKAYSMTGWRLGWVTATEERIERMLRVHQYVQACASAPAQYAAEAALSGPQGRVDEMRAAFEARRDVVVDGLEGMGLEVPTPKGAFYAMPRVPEGWVDEAIDRGVVVVPGAAFGEGGAGHARISYATDVETLKEALEIMREATAAVR
- a CDS encoding ABC transporter substrate-binding protein, with translation MTGFSCSRRGYLGAVGSAVAVGGAGCLGGGGSLEELTVAYMPIYPDLQYFVMEGEGYLSEIDAEVDAREFTDGPAIVQAYGGGDVDVAMFGIVPAMIVIDRGLPAQVTAANIVEPMGIMADEELQALWADHGADAFDVWAEERGRRFRFGTFPQGSVPDVLLRYWLQNEGVDPESAVEIVEINGANAVWQAIASGEIDGTSIMEPVPTIAAEEGSNVSMFRTAGEIMPGQPAAVTLMSDAVRESPLAAQFLEQHVRATAFIADNAEETAAHVESGIGMPADRARRALESPLSNFVTDPRAIESGTEVFAEFANDNGQIEQELTTEEVFDYDVYDNL
- a CDS encoding ABC transporter permease translates to MATKTDVDDGVGGYVDGSIAAIDPRRAVLGFAGIAGFLALWWAASLVQPSYVLPSPAAVGETFYAEAASGEMATAIGHSVRHWIPGAVVGTVLGVAAGVGLAWSSLADDVSAPVVRTLRPVPPLALIGFAIAWFGINHAGAAFIIAVGAFWINFYAAYGGVEGVSEDLLDVARSLGVEGDLELLRSVVVPAASPEILTGVRTGIGRCWMLVVASEIFGVPGIGRRILRASNNLQVDLVIAYILVLSLMFLLVDVAFRAAQRRVLAWR
- a CDS encoding ABC transporter ATP-binding protein, translating into MNDERGGEGRPVGGAARVRVADVAKHYEGTDGPIRALEGVSFDASDGEFVCLVGPSGCGKTTLFRIIAGLESATAGEVFLNDERVEGPTPDMGVVFQEYHLFPWRTVRGNVGFGLEKGGLDGEGSLGDEERRQRVDRLVELVGLEGFGDSYPKELSGGMKQRVAIARALAVDPDLLLMDEPFGAVDAQTREMLQSELLDIWRETGKTVLFVTHDVEEAVKLADRIVVMAKEPGRVRETIDVDLPRPRARSDAAFGRYYERVLGLIRGERAAPDI
- a CDS encoding BGTF surface domain-containing protein, with translation MAASPARSPLRARRFGAVCLCVALAVLVGVGLAGGTAAAQSEATIEDVTVAPDESLAGVSDTHTVTVETANASQANARVELDLTGWSAEQTKSVDVATGVATAGPTNDSVRVKPKSETVVVDVRVAHPTAAGEVPIEAALIKKSGERIASETATVDVQSIGFDPSLGSSEIDAYGAEDDHTTGLSGLGSAAPGRNVTISSPDLTDDELFEMLDGDEQSSVERRGDEIRVAPPGQGPGIELSARDFDAATYRFDLSPVGSEVETRLELEVVDPEIDGSFGTDRHEVAAGDMVTVDVELENAEGAYLLVGADHKQREGRPTNYFDILYVEGADNVTINTRLLGTDAGTDEIYQADGTVESYLNGDADGNTRLSEVRFRGEDGRRNWESLTAFRAEMGMSAQPWPIQPERYRFVLGADGTVELREDGIADFAHPIARSNLQLTDPGVESIETYVAPRGAANEPNSPSGPDSLEGLLERTTQRETVAKEDRLVVEVNATGIYGALHYLADGGVAGFGGGVHPEDAQKLLDKHEGVILEALQTDMDENEPRTELDLGRATDGEAYLLPDIDENNERVVDGRFYLVVDTRDAGAFDGTFSDGESDDFEFEYGYESPPEERYRFGNDALSATRPPAFDPESEPTEDGTEHYPYLNRAETGTTETVPFTVAESYAEYDQTTTEGAVALSNGTNVTLTGETNVAPASEFYIQIVADDRSNPTRITIDDVNVTESGAFEATRDLSALRVGEGVEVEFYAEDRIVDKRAGVVSGDRGTPSRFVIREAPERVELDPGERATVEAVIENTGAATESKPIDLRVGDADVDSIQRTLAGGANRSVGLEAGTLEAGTYPYVLSTPDDEAVGRLVVGNETDGGASESEEGNESDGGGSGRDEGSEDGGGGETNDSDDGSGAESTDESDGDDGGDDPGFPSEVVGLLGAFAGAVGTEHAVGGAAVVGAAHVLGYWA